Proteins found in one Onychomys torridus chromosome 21, mOncTor1.1, whole genome shotgun sequence genomic segment:
- the Sh2d3a gene encoding SH2 domain-containing protein 3A, protein MPSTKNSMQVPQDKDDLACQPWYHSQLSRQEAEALLLQDGDFLVRASESRGGHPVISCRWRGKTLHFEVFRVALRPRPGRPQALFQLEDERFASMSALVHSYVTHRRPLSQATGAVASRPVSRQRLLTRSFSEDVLTDNRDATRPLRPRKWSSSQPADLDHSGRGKDGTRAGAPPTFGSALHRTGSEPTLLKALPPLGSMADSLRASDGQLHVKAPCKPLQTPSLASGHTPTYCELLPRVPSAQRMTPRPSCPEPEAWWWEAEEEEEEEGDRCFVRPQAEVSFCIPGHPSCLLGPQNRPLDPIVLHTLRSLFVAHHPGSTALHLLLVDCQAVGLLGVTKSQRSAMGVASGLELLTLPHGHLLRLEVLERIETLALAGAVAVLGCSGPLEERTAALKGLVELALALRPGATGDLLGLAGVMGALLMPQVSRLESTWRHLRRNHTETALVFEQELKPLMRALDESTGPCNPGEVALPHVGPAVRLLEGEETSGPLDESCDQLLRTLLGARQVARDAPRFRRAAAQRLQGFRPSPELWEALTTSFLRRLLWGSKGAQATRAHRLEKFQHVLNILSQQLEPQG, encoded by the exons ATGCCCTCCACCAAGAACTCCATGCAGGTGCCACAGGATAAAGACGACCTTGCCTGCCAGCCTTGGTACCACAGTCAGCTGTCTCGACAG gaagctgaagcccTTCTACTGCAAGATGGCGACTTCCTCGTGCGTGCCTCAGAGTCCCGAGGGGGCCACCCCGTGATCTCCTGCCGTTGGCGAGGCAAGACCCTACATTTTGAGGTGTTCCGCGTGGCGCTGCGGCCCAGGCCTGGTCGCCCGCAGGCCCTCTTTCAGCTAGAAGATGAGAGGTTTGCCAGCATGTCTGCCCTGGTCCACAGTTACGTGACCCACAGGCGACCACTGTCCCAAGCCACGGGAGCTGTGGCCTCCAGGCCTGTGAGTCGTCAGAGGCTGCTGACGCGTAGCTTCAGTGAGGATGTGCTCACAGACAACCGAGATGCCACCAGGCCTCTCAG GCCTAGGAAGTGGAGTTCCAGCCAGCCTGCCGATTTGGACCATTCAGGAAGGGGCAAAGATGGCACCAGGGCAG GAGCGCCCCCTACGTTTGGATCTGCCCTGCACCGGACAGGCAGTGAGCCCACATTGCTGAAGGCCCTGCCTCCCCTGGGATCGATGGCAGACAGTCTCCGAGCCTCTGATGGACAGCTCCACGTGAAGGCTCCCTGCAAACCGCTCCAGACACCCTCCTTGGCCTCTGGACACACCCCAACATACTGTGAACTCCTCCCCCGAGTACCCAGTGCTCAGAGAATGACTCCCAGACCTAGCTGTCCAGAGCCAGAGGCCTGGTGGTgggaagctgaggaggaggaggaggaagaaggggacagATGCTTTGTAAGGCCACAAGCTGAGGTCTCATTTTGCATCCCTGGCCACCCCTCTTGCCTGCTGGGTCCCCAAAATCGGCCCTTGGACCCTATAGTTTTGCACACTCTCCGAAGCTTGTTTGTGGCACACCATCCTGGGAGTACTGCTCTGCACCTGCTGTTGGTGGATTGCCAG GCTGTCGGCCTGCTGGGAGTGACCAAGAGTCAGAGGAGTGCCATGGGTGTCGCCTCTGGTCTAGAACTACTCACACTTCCTCATGGTCATCTCCTGCGGTtggaggtgctggagag GATTGAGACCCTGGCGCTGGCTGGGGCCGTGGCTGTGCTGGGTTGCTCGGGACCCCTGGAGGAGCGCACAGCCGCTCTGAAAGGCCTGGTGGAACTGGCATTGGCGCTGAGGCCAGGAGCCACAGGGGACCTGCTGGGACTGGCTGGGGTCATGGGCGCCCTGCTCATGCCCCAG GTATCCAGGTTGGAGAGCACTTGGCGTCATCTCCGGCGGAACCACACGGAGACTGCGCTGGTCTTCGAACAAGAGCTAAAGCCTCTGATGCGGGCTCTGGATGAAAGTACAG GACCCTGCAACCCAGGAGAGGTGGCCCTGCCACACGTGGGACCAGCAGTGCGCCTGCTAGAGGGCGAGGAGACCTCTGGGCCTCTGGATGAGTCCTGTGACCAGCTGCTGCGCACCCTGCTTGGGGCGCGACAAGTGGCCCGCGATGCACCCCGGTTCCGCAGGGCGGCAGCCCAGCGCCTACAAG GATTCAGGCCCAGCCCAGAACTATGGGAGGCACTGACCACCAGCTTCCTGCGCCGCTTACTCTGGGGGAGCAAGGGGGCCCAGGCCACCAGAGCCCACCGCCTGGAGAAGTTCCAGCACGTCCTCAACATCCTGTCCCAGCAACTAGAGCCTCAGGGCTGA
- the Trip10 gene encoding cdc42-interacting protein 4 isoform X1 gives MDWGTELWDQFEVLERHTQWGLDLLDKYVKFVKERAEVEQAYAKQLRSLVKKYLPKRPTKDDPEVKFSQQQSFVQLLQEVNDFAGQRELVAESLGIRVCLELAKYSQEMKQERKMHFQEGRRAQQQLENGFKQLETSKRKFERDCREAEKAAHTAERLDQDINATKADVEKAKQQAHLRNHMAEESKNEYAAQLQRFNRDQAHFYFSQMPQIFDKLQDMDERRATRLGAGYGLLAEAELQVVPIIGKCLEGMKVAAESVDAKNDSQVLIELHKSGFARPGDLEFEDFSQVMNRVPSDSSLGTPDGRPELRAASSRSRAKRWPFGKKNKTVVTEDFSHLPPEQQRKRLQQQLEERNRELQKEEDQREALKKMKDVYEKTPQMGDPASLEPRIAETLGNIERLKLEVQKYEAWLAEAESRVLSNRGDSLSRHSRPPDPPATAPPDSSSSSNNSGSQDNKESSSEEPPSEEGQDTPIYTEFDEDFEEPASPIGQCVAIYQFEGSSEGTISMSEGEDLSLMEEDKGDGWTRVRRKQGGEGYVPTSYLRVTLN, from the exons ATGGATTGGGGCACCGAGCTGTGG GATCAGTTTGAGGTGTTGGAACGCCATACGCAGTGGGGACTGGATCTGTTGGACAAATACGTGAAGTTCGTGAAAGAACGCGCCGAGGTGGAGCAGGCTTATGCCAAGCAACTCCG GAGCCTGGTGAAAAAGTACCTTCCCAAGAGACCTACCAAAGATGACCCCGAAGTCAA GTTCAGCCAGCAACAGTCTTTTGTCCAGCTTCTCCAGGAGGTCAATGATTTCGCAGGCCAGCGAGAGCTGGTGGCTGAGAGTTTGGGCATCAGGGTGTGTCTGGAGCTGGCCAAGTACTCTCAGGAGATGAAGCAGGAGAGGAAGATG CATTTCCAGGAAGGCCGGCGAGCCCAGCAGCAGCTGGAAAATGGCTTCAAACAGCTGGAGACT AGTAAGCGGAAGTTTGAGCGAGACTGCCGGGAGGCTGAGAAAGCGGCTCACACCGCCGAGCGGCTGGATCAGGACATTAATGCCACCAAGGCAGATGTGGAGAAG GCCAAGCAGCAAGCCCACCTTCGGAACCACATGGCGGAAGAGAGCAAGAATGAGTACGCGGCCCAGCTGCAACGCTTCAACCGAGACCAGGCCCACTTCTACTTCTCACAGATGCCCCAGATTTTCGAC AAGCTGCAGGACATGGATGAACGCCGGGCCACCCGCCTGGGGGCCGGGTACGGGCTCTTAGCAGAGGCTGAACTGCAGGTGGTTCCCATTATTGGCAAATGCTTGGAGGGTATGAAGGTGGCCGCGGAGTCCGTGGATGCTAAGAAT GACTCACAAGTCCTCATTGAACTACACAAGTCAGGGTTCGCCCGCCCGGGTGACTTGGAATTCGAAGACTTCAGCCAAGTCATGAACCGAGTGCCTTCGGACAGCAGCCTGGGCACCCCGGACGGCAGGCCTGAGCTCCGAGCGGCGTCAAGCCGTAGCCGAGCCAAGCGCTGGCCTTTTGGGAAAAAGAACAAG ACCGTGGTCACCGAAGATTTCAGTCACCTGCCTCCGGAGCAGCAGAGAAAGCGACTCCAGCAACAGTTGGAAGAGAGGAACCGGGAGCTGCAGAAAGAGGAGGACCAGAG GGAGGCCCTGAAGAAGATGAAAGATGTCTATGAGAAAACACCGCAGATGGGAGACCCTGCCAGCTTAGAGCCCCGCATTGCGGAAACCCTGGGCAACATCGAGAGGCTGAAGCTAGAAGTGCAGAAGTATGAG GCTTGGTTGGCAGAAGCTGAAAGCCGGGTCCTCAGTAACCGGGGGGACAGCTTAAGCCGTCACTCCAGGCCCCCTGACCCCCCAGCTACTGCCCCACCTGatagcagcagtagcagcaacaACAGCGGATCCCAGGATAATAAAGAGAG CAGCTCAGAAGAGCCCCCTTCAGAAGAAGGCCAGGACACCCCCATCTACACTGAGTTCGATGAGGACTTTGAAGAGCCTGCATCCCCTATCGGCCAGTGTGTAGCTATCTACCAATTCGAAG GATCCAGTGAGGGAACCATCTCCATGTCAGAGGGGGAAGACCTCAGTCTGATGGAAGAAGACAAGGGTGATGGATGGACACGGGTCAGGCGGAAACAGGGAGGCGAGGGCTATGTGCCCACCTCTTACCTCCGAGTCACACTCAACTGA
- the Trip10 gene encoding cdc42-interacting protein 4 isoform X3 yields the protein MDWGTELWDQFEVLERHTQWGLDLLDKYVKFVKERAEVEQAYAKQLRSLVKKYLPKRPTKDDPEVKFSQQQSFVQLLQEVNDFAGQRELVAESLGIRVCLELAKYSQEMKQERKMHFQEGRRAQQQLENGFKQLETSKRKFERDCREAEKAAHTAERLDQDINATKADVEKAKQQAHLRNHMAEESKNEYAAQLQRFNRDQAHFYFSQMPQIFDKLQDMDERRATRLGAGYGLLAEAELQVVPIIGKCLEGMKVAAESVDAKNDSQVLIELHKSGFARPGDLEFEDFSQVMNRVPSDSSLGTPDGRPELRAASSRSRAKRWPFGKKNKPRPPSLSLLGGHLPSTLSDGPPSPRSGRDPLAILSEISKAVKPRLASFRSLRGGRGTVVTEDFSHLPPEQQRKRLQQQLEERNRELQKEEDQREALKKMKDVYEKTPQMGDPASLEPRIAETLGNIERLKLEVQKYEAWLAEAESRVLSNRGDSLSRHSRPPDPPATAPPDSSSSSNNSGSQDNKESSSEEPPSEEGQDTPIYTEFDEDFEEPASPIGQCVAIYQFEGSSEGTISMSEGEDLSLMEEDKGDGWTRVRRKQGGEGYVPTSYLRVTLN from the exons ATGGATTGGGGCACCGAGCTGTGG GATCAGTTTGAGGTGTTGGAACGCCATACGCAGTGGGGACTGGATCTGTTGGACAAATACGTGAAGTTCGTGAAAGAACGCGCCGAGGTGGAGCAGGCTTATGCCAAGCAACTCCG GAGCCTGGTGAAAAAGTACCTTCCCAAGAGACCTACCAAAGATGACCCCGAAGTCAA GTTCAGCCAGCAACAGTCTTTTGTCCAGCTTCTCCAGGAGGTCAATGATTTCGCAGGCCAGCGAGAGCTGGTGGCTGAGAGTTTGGGCATCAGGGTGTGTCTGGAGCTGGCCAAGTACTCTCAGGAGATGAAGCAGGAGAGGAAGATG CATTTCCAGGAAGGCCGGCGAGCCCAGCAGCAGCTGGAAAATGGCTTCAAACAGCTGGAGACT AGTAAGCGGAAGTTTGAGCGAGACTGCCGGGAGGCTGAGAAAGCGGCTCACACCGCCGAGCGGCTGGATCAGGACATTAATGCCACCAAGGCAGATGTGGAGAAG GCCAAGCAGCAAGCCCACCTTCGGAACCACATGGCGGAAGAGAGCAAGAATGAGTACGCGGCCCAGCTGCAACGCTTCAACCGAGACCAGGCCCACTTCTACTTCTCACAGATGCCCCAGATTTTCGAC AAGCTGCAGGACATGGATGAACGCCGGGCCACCCGCCTGGGGGCCGGGTACGGGCTCTTAGCAGAGGCTGAACTGCAGGTGGTTCCCATTATTGGCAAATGCTTGGAGGGTATGAAGGTGGCCGCGGAGTCCGTGGATGCTAAGAAT GACTCACAAGTCCTCATTGAACTACACAAGTCAGGGTTCGCCCGCCCGGGTGACTTGGAATTCGAAGACTTCAGCCAAGTCATGAACCGAGTGCCTTCGGACAGCAGCCTGGGCACCCCGGACGGCAGGCCTGAGCTCCGAGCGGCGTCAAGCCGTAGCCGAGCCAAGCGCTGGCCTTTTGGGAAAAAGAACAAG CCGCGTCCCCCATCCTTGTCCCTCCTGGGGGGTCACCTACCCTCCACATTGTCTGATGGACCCCCGTCCCCCCGTTCTGGCCGCGACCCCTTGGCCATACTGAGCGAGATCAGTAAGGCGGTCAAACCGCGGCTAGCATCCTTCCGCAGCCTCCGAGGTGGCCGTGGG ACCGTGGTCACCGAAGATTTCAGTCACCTGCCTCCGGAGCAGCAGAGAAAGCGACTCCAGCAACAGTTGGAAGAGAGGAACCGGGAGCTGCAGAAAGAGGAGGACCAGAG GGAGGCCCTGAAGAAGATGAAAGATGTCTATGAGAAAACACCGCAGATGGGAGACCCTGCCAGCTTAGAGCCCCGCATTGCGGAAACCCTGGGCAACATCGAGAGGCTGAAGCTAGAAGTGCAGAAGTATGAG GCTTGGTTGGCAGAAGCTGAAAGCCGGGTCCTCAGTAACCGGGGGGACAGCTTAAGCCGTCACTCCAGGCCCCCTGACCCCCCAGCTACTGCCCCACCTGatagcagcagtagcagcaacaACAGCGGATCCCAGGATAATAAAGAGAG CAGCTCAGAAGAGCCCCCTTCAGAAGAAGGCCAGGACACCCCCATCTACACTGAGTTCGATGAGGACTTTGAAGAGCCTGCATCCCCTATCGGCCAGTGTGTAGCTATCTACCAATTCGAAG GATCCAGTGAGGGAACCATCTCCATGTCAGAGGGGGAAGACCTCAGTCTGATGGAAGAAGACAAGGGTGATGGATGGACACGGGTCAGGCGGAAACAGGGAGGCGAGGGCTATGTGCCCACCTCTTACCTCCGAGTCACACTCAACTGA
- the Trip10 gene encoding cdc42-interacting protein 4 isoform X2, which translates to MDWGTELWDQFEVLERHTQWGLDLLDKYVKFVKERAEVEQAYAKQLRSLVKKYLPKRPTKDDPEVKFSQQQSFVQLLQEVNDFAGQRELVAESLGIRVCLELAKYSQEMKQERKMHFQEGRRAQQQLENGFKQLETSKRKFERDCREAEKAAHTAERLDQDINATKADVEKAKQQAHLRNHMAEESKNEYAAQLQRFNRDQAHFYFSQMPQIFDKLQDMDERRATRLGAGYGLLAEAELQVVPIIGKCLEGMKVAAESVDAKNDSQVLIELHKSGFARPGDLEFEDFSQVMNRVPSDSSLGTPDGRPELRAASSRSRAKRWPFGKKNKTVVTEDFSHLPPEQQRKRLQQQLEERNRELQKEEDQREALKKMKDVYEKTPQMGDPASLEPRIAETLGNIERLKLEVQKYEAWLAEAESRVLSNRGDSLSRHSRPPDPPATAPPDSSSSSNNSGSQDNKESSEEPPSEEGQDTPIYTEFDEDFEEPASPIGQCVAIYQFEGSSEGTISMSEGEDLSLMEEDKGDGWTRVRRKQGGEGYVPTSYLRVTLN; encoded by the exons ATGGATTGGGGCACCGAGCTGTGG GATCAGTTTGAGGTGTTGGAACGCCATACGCAGTGGGGACTGGATCTGTTGGACAAATACGTGAAGTTCGTGAAAGAACGCGCCGAGGTGGAGCAGGCTTATGCCAAGCAACTCCG GAGCCTGGTGAAAAAGTACCTTCCCAAGAGACCTACCAAAGATGACCCCGAAGTCAA GTTCAGCCAGCAACAGTCTTTTGTCCAGCTTCTCCAGGAGGTCAATGATTTCGCAGGCCAGCGAGAGCTGGTGGCTGAGAGTTTGGGCATCAGGGTGTGTCTGGAGCTGGCCAAGTACTCTCAGGAGATGAAGCAGGAGAGGAAGATG CATTTCCAGGAAGGCCGGCGAGCCCAGCAGCAGCTGGAAAATGGCTTCAAACAGCTGGAGACT AGTAAGCGGAAGTTTGAGCGAGACTGCCGGGAGGCTGAGAAAGCGGCTCACACCGCCGAGCGGCTGGATCAGGACATTAATGCCACCAAGGCAGATGTGGAGAAG GCCAAGCAGCAAGCCCACCTTCGGAACCACATGGCGGAAGAGAGCAAGAATGAGTACGCGGCCCAGCTGCAACGCTTCAACCGAGACCAGGCCCACTTCTACTTCTCACAGATGCCCCAGATTTTCGAC AAGCTGCAGGACATGGATGAACGCCGGGCCACCCGCCTGGGGGCCGGGTACGGGCTCTTAGCAGAGGCTGAACTGCAGGTGGTTCCCATTATTGGCAAATGCTTGGAGGGTATGAAGGTGGCCGCGGAGTCCGTGGATGCTAAGAAT GACTCACAAGTCCTCATTGAACTACACAAGTCAGGGTTCGCCCGCCCGGGTGACTTGGAATTCGAAGACTTCAGCCAAGTCATGAACCGAGTGCCTTCGGACAGCAGCCTGGGCACCCCGGACGGCAGGCCTGAGCTCCGAGCGGCGTCAAGCCGTAGCCGAGCCAAGCGCTGGCCTTTTGGGAAAAAGAACAAG ACCGTGGTCACCGAAGATTTCAGTCACCTGCCTCCGGAGCAGCAGAGAAAGCGACTCCAGCAACAGTTGGAAGAGAGGAACCGGGAGCTGCAGAAAGAGGAGGACCAGAG GGAGGCCCTGAAGAAGATGAAAGATGTCTATGAGAAAACACCGCAGATGGGAGACCCTGCCAGCTTAGAGCCCCGCATTGCGGAAACCCTGGGCAACATCGAGAGGCTGAAGCTAGAAGTGCAGAAGTATGAG GCTTGGTTGGCAGAAGCTGAAAGCCGGGTCCTCAGTAACCGGGGGGACAGCTTAAGCCGTCACTCCAGGCCCCCTGACCCCCCAGCTACTGCCCCACCTGatagcagcagtagcagcaacaACAGCGGATCCCAGGATAATAAAGAGAG CTCAGAAGAGCCCCCTTCAGAAGAAGGCCAGGACACCCCCATCTACACTGAGTTCGATGAGGACTTTGAAGAGCCTGCATCCCCTATCGGCCAGTGTGTAGCTATCTACCAATTCGAAG GATCCAGTGAGGGAACCATCTCCATGTCAGAGGGGGAAGACCTCAGTCTGATGGAAGAAGACAAGGGTGATGGATGGACACGGGTCAGGCGGAAACAGGGAGGCGAGGGCTATGTGCCCACCTCTTACCTCCGAGTCACACTCAACTGA
- the Trip10 gene encoding cdc42-interacting protein 4 isoform X4: MDWGTELWDQFEVLERHTQWGLDLLDKYVKFVKERAEVEQAYAKQLRSLVKKYLPKRPTKDDPEVKFSQQQSFVQLLQEVNDFAGQRELVAESLGIRVCLELAKYSQEMKQERKMHFQEGRRAQQQLENGFKQLETSKRKFERDCREAEKAAHTAERLDQDINATKADVEKAKQQAHLRNHMAEESKNEYAAQLQRFNRDQAHFYFSQMPQIFDKLQDMDERRATRLGAGYGLLAEAELQVVPIIGKCLEGMKVAAESVDAKNDSQVLIELHKSGFARPGDLEFEDFSQVMNRVPSDSSLGTPDGRPELRAASSRSRAKRWPFGKKNKPRPPSLSLLGGHLPSTLSDGPPSPRSGRDPLAILSEISKAVKPRLASFRSLRGGRGTVVTEDFSHLPPEQQRKRLQQQLEERNRELQKEEDQREALKKMKDVYEKTPQMGDPASLEPRIAETLGNIERLKLEVQKYEAWLAEAESRVLSNRGDSLSRHSRPPDPPATAPPDSSSSSNNSGSQDNKESSEEPPSEEGQDTPIYTEFDEDFEEPASPIGQCVAIYQFEGSSEGTISMSEGEDLSLMEEDKGDGWTRVRRKQGGEGYVPTSYLRVTLN; this comes from the exons ATGGATTGGGGCACCGAGCTGTGG GATCAGTTTGAGGTGTTGGAACGCCATACGCAGTGGGGACTGGATCTGTTGGACAAATACGTGAAGTTCGTGAAAGAACGCGCCGAGGTGGAGCAGGCTTATGCCAAGCAACTCCG GAGCCTGGTGAAAAAGTACCTTCCCAAGAGACCTACCAAAGATGACCCCGAAGTCAA GTTCAGCCAGCAACAGTCTTTTGTCCAGCTTCTCCAGGAGGTCAATGATTTCGCAGGCCAGCGAGAGCTGGTGGCTGAGAGTTTGGGCATCAGGGTGTGTCTGGAGCTGGCCAAGTACTCTCAGGAGATGAAGCAGGAGAGGAAGATG CATTTCCAGGAAGGCCGGCGAGCCCAGCAGCAGCTGGAAAATGGCTTCAAACAGCTGGAGACT AGTAAGCGGAAGTTTGAGCGAGACTGCCGGGAGGCTGAGAAAGCGGCTCACACCGCCGAGCGGCTGGATCAGGACATTAATGCCACCAAGGCAGATGTGGAGAAG GCCAAGCAGCAAGCCCACCTTCGGAACCACATGGCGGAAGAGAGCAAGAATGAGTACGCGGCCCAGCTGCAACGCTTCAACCGAGACCAGGCCCACTTCTACTTCTCACAGATGCCCCAGATTTTCGAC AAGCTGCAGGACATGGATGAACGCCGGGCCACCCGCCTGGGGGCCGGGTACGGGCTCTTAGCAGAGGCTGAACTGCAGGTGGTTCCCATTATTGGCAAATGCTTGGAGGGTATGAAGGTGGCCGCGGAGTCCGTGGATGCTAAGAAT GACTCACAAGTCCTCATTGAACTACACAAGTCAGGGTTCGCCCGCCCGGGTGACTTGGAATTCGAAGACTTCAGCCAAGTCATGAACCGAGTGCCTTCGGACAGCAGCCTGGGCACCCCGGACGGCAGGCCTGAGCTCCGAGCGGCGTCAAGCCGTAGCCGAGCCAAGCGCTGGCCTTTTGGGAAAAAGAACAAG CCGCGTCCCCCATCCTTGTCCCTCCTGGGGGGTCACCTACCCTCCACATTGTCTGATGGACCCCCGTCCCCCCGTTCTGGCCGCGACCCCTTGGCCATACTGAGCGAGATCAGTAAGGCGGTCAAACCGCGGCTAGCATCCTTCCGCAGCCTCCGAGGTGGCCGTGGG ACCGTGGTCACCGAAGATTTCAGTCACCTGCCTCCGGAGCAGCAGAGAAAGCGACTCCAGCAACAGTTGGAAGAGAGGAACCGGGAGCTGCAGAAAGAGGAGGACCAGAG GGAGGCCCTGAAGAAGATGAAAGATGTCTATGAGAAAACACCGCAGATGGGAGACCCTGCCAGCTTAGAGCCCCGCATTGCGGAAACCCTGGGCAACATCGAGAGGCTGAAGCTAGAAGTGCAGAAGTATGAG GCTTGGTTGGCAGAAGCTGAAAGCCGGGTCCTCAGTAACCGGGGGGACAGCTTAAGCCGTCACTCCAGGCCCCCTGACCCCCCAGCTACTGCCCCACCTGatagcagcagtagcagcaacaACAGCGGATCCCAGGATAATAAAGAGAG CTCAGAAGAGCCCCCTTCAGAAGAAGGCCAGGACACCCCCATCTACACTGAGTTCGATGAGGACTTTGAAGAGCCTGCATCCCCTATCGGCCAGTGTGTAGCTATCTACCAATTCGAAG GATCCAGTGAGGGAACCATCTCCATGTCAGAGGGGGAAGACCTCAGTCTGATGGAAGAAGACAAGGGTGATGGATGGACACGGGTCAGGCGGAAACAGGGAGGCGAGGGCTATGTGCCCACCTCTTACCTCCGAGTCACACTCAACTGA